The nucleotide window TTTTTTCATAATCACGTCCTGTAAAAGCTGTGTGAAGATGAGCGTACTTTCCATTACCACACGGTCTGCCGTGATGGGCGTGAAAATGTGGTGCATACCTGCCAATGCTTTCAGGATGCCGGGCGTGTTTACAGTTCCGGGCAGGTCGAAGAACAGCACATCAAGCGGAACGGGAGAAGTGTTTACAAATTCGTGCGCCGCATCGAGTACGCTATCCGCTTTGTGCTGCATAATGGGATAGGCTTTTTTGTTGATGGTGGTAAACTGCTTATAAGCCAGTTTTTTCAAAGCCTCATTTTCCATTACCATTGCCAAATCACGGGTTTTCATTTTCATCAGGCTGTGCTGCGGAAAATCCGCATCAAATACGGCTACGTTGTAGCCCAACCGATAGTGCATCGTGCTTGCAACAAGCGTGGTAAATGTGCTTTTGCCAACACCGCCTTTTTGAGAAGAAAAGGCAACGAACAGAGGTTTCTTTTTTGTGTCCATATTTTTAAAATTTAAAGTTTACATCTTGCTGTTTTCAGTCTTGCAGGCTTGCACCCGTGCAGTCCTGATTTCGTGCTGTCTTTCTTGCAGGATAGCTATCAGGCTTGCCTGCGGGAATTGCTGATTGCCTGCTTCCTTGCTGTATAGCAGCCCTGCTTTCATTCAGGCATCTTATCAGGGGAGATTGCGTTCTTGCATTCGTTCCGTTCGTCATTCCATCCGTCACGCTTTCCGTCATTCCTGCGCTCTTGCTTTCTTGCATTCCTGCAATCTTGCAGGCAGGATAACCTGCCATCTTGAATGTGTGCCGTCTGCTTGTCCTGAAGCACGGGCTGTCTGCCTGCCTGCCAACATTCAGGGGCAAAGAACTCATCAAATTCATTCAGTTGTATAGCGGTGGCAGTGTTTGGCGTTCAGAGGCAGCATTTGGCACTGTGGCACAGTGCAACGCTATCGTAAACAGGGCTTTACTTTGTATTGTGATTTTTATTAACGGATTTATGCAAAAGTCTTTTGACATATCAGGAGGTAACGGGAACGGCATCGAGCCGTTTTTCCCTGTTACATTCAATCCGTCCCGCAGGGCGGATTTTTGTGTTCACCGGAACACGGCAAGTTGTGTTTTGAGCATCTCGGAATGATTTCCGATGCTCAAAACAACTTGCCCTTTGCAGGGGGCAGAAAACACCTTCCGAAGTCAGGGTTTTGTATGGATTTTAAAATGGATTAGTGATGAACGATAACAACAAAAAGCAATTGAAAAAGACCGGACGCCGCCCCAAAGAAGACCCGGCGACAATACGGTACACCATTTCCTTTAACGAGCAGGAACACGCCCGTTTTCTTGCCCTGTTTGATAAATCAGGTATGCAGGTAAAGGCGCACTTTATAACGTCCTGCATCTTTAACAAGACCATAAAGACCATTCAGATTGACAAGGGAACGGTTGATTTTTATATGCGGCTGACCTCTTTTCATAGCCAGTTCCGTTCCATAGGTGTAAACTATAACCAAATTGTAAAGCTGCTGTACAAGAATTTTTCCGAGAAAAAAGCCGCAGCGTTTCTGTACAAACTGGAAAAGCAGACGGCTGAAATGGCAATGCTATGTCAGAAAATCATCCAAATAAGCGAGGAATTTGAAGCCAAACACCTGAAAAATAGCGGTAGAAATGATAGCAAAAATCGGAAGAAGCGCAAATTTATACGGAGCATTGGCGTACAATCAGCTTAAAGTAGAGAATGAAAACGGGCAGATTTTATTTGCCAATAAGATGATTGAAACCGCAAGCGGTCATTATTCCGTGGCACAATTAGCCCAGTCTTTTGCCCCTTACCTGATAGCGAACCGCAATACCGAGAAACATACGTTGCATATTTCGCTTAATCCTGACCCGAACGACAAGGTAAGCGATGATAAGTTTAGGGAAATGGCAGAACAGTATATGCGGGAAATGGGTTACGGCGAACAGCCTTTTGTGGTATTCAAACACACGGATATTGACCGCAGCCATATACACATTGTATCGGTTTGCGTGGACGAGCAGGGCAAAAAGATTTCGGACAAATTCGAGAAAATGCGGTCTATGAATGTGTGCCGTGAACTGGAAAGACAACACGGCTTGATACCCGCAACCGATAAAGAACACAAGCAGAACGACAAGATTTTCCGTCCGGTAGATTATCGGGCAGGCGATGTGAAAAGCCAAATCGCTTCGGTTGTCCGCCACCTACCGAATTATTATAAGTTTCAGACTTTGGGCGAATACAATGCCTTGCTTTCCCTGTTTAATGTTACCACCGAAAAAGTGGAGGGCGAATTGCAGGGAAAAATGCGGCAAGGCTTATTATATATTCCTTTAAACGAGAAAGGCGAAAGAGCCGGGCATCCGTTCAAGGCTTCGTTGTTTGGTAAAAATGCAGGGCTTCCGGCTTTGGAACTGCATTTTGCAAAATGCAAAGAGGATTTAAAAGACCACCCAAGTAAGCAGACCCTAAAAGCTGCAATTTCTATTGCTCTGAAATCCACAAATGATGAGCAGGCTTTTAAAAAGCAGTTGAGTGAACAGGGCATTAATGTAGTGGTCCGCCGGAACGATACAGGTCGTATTTATGGTATCACTTTCATAGACCACAATTCAAAGGCGGTTTGGAACGGTTCACGCTTAGCAAAGGAACTTTCTGCCAATACCTTTAATGATTATTGGAACAATAATATCAAACCGGAGATTAAAGAACCTGTCGTACAACTTCCAAAAACATCCACATCAAATGATGCAGATCTTCCTGCGGAAGAACCTCATCATTTGTTCGACTTCCTGAATACTACTGAAAAACACGAAGACGGTTTGATTGAGGCATTTGGCGGTTTGTTACCCGAAGCACAGGGCGATGATTACGAGGAACAGGATTTTGCTAACAAAATGAAGAAGAAAAAAAAAAGAAGACTGTAAGAGGTCAGATTTTGGAATTAAAAATCTGTTTTTAAAAAGATTTATTGAGCTGTCACTTTATAATTCTGAAAGAATTTGAGTTGTATTTAAGTAATTGCTTAAATAAACAAATTGACTATCTTTGTGCTATGGACAATAATTCTTGCATACGACAACAAGCAGACATTAAACAAATAAACCGCTGTAAAGACCGAGTTTCAGAACTCAACGGTTCTTTTGACTATTTATCGAACGGACTTGAATTAGCGGGAAACAATGTAAGACTGAAAATACTCTTTCTACTTTATGAAGAAAAACGACTTTGTGTTTGTGATATAAGTGATATTCTTGGTATGACAATTTCAGCGGTTTCACAACACTTGCGGAAACTCAAAGACAGAAAACTTATTGAAACCGAACGAGAAGCTCAAACTATTTTTCACTCACTGACTAAAGAGTATGAAAAAATGCTGAAACCATTTTTCAAAATACTTGACGAAAACAAAATATTAGAAACAATATGAAAACTGACAAAAAATTAATTGGTGCAGGACTTTTGACTACAATTGCAGCTTCTCTTTGTTGCATCACACCAGTATTGGCTCTTATTGCAGGAACAAGCGGTCTTGCTTCCACTTTTTCTTGGCTTGAACCTTTTCGACCCTATTTTATCGGGTTGACAATTTTGGTTCTTGGTTTTGCTTGGTATCAAAAGTTGAAACCCAAAAAGCAGATAGATTGCAATTGTGAGACAGAAGAAAAACCAAAATTCATTCAGTCAAAAATGTTTTTAGGAATTGTAACAGCATTTGCAATCGTAATGCTTGCCTTTCCATACTACTCAAGCATTTTCTACCCAAAGACAGAAAAGCAAATTATAGCGGTGGACAAATCCAATATTCAAAAAGTAGAATTTACGATTAGCGGAATGACTTGTGCAAGTTGTGGCGAACACGTAAATCACGAAGTAAATAAATTGACAGGAATAATAAGTTCAAACGCCTCATACGAAAAAGGAAACGCAATCGTGGAATTTGACAACTCAAAAACGAATATTTCTGAGGTCGAAAAAGCAATTAACTCAACAGGATATTCTGTAACCGACAAAAAATAAAACCAAATGGAAATCATATTGCAATCAACAATTACTTGCCCCAACTGCGGACACAAGAAAGAAGAAACAATGCCGACAGACGCTTGCCAATATTTCTACGAATGTGAAAAATGCAAACAAGTTCTTAAACCAAAACAAGGAGACTGTTGTGTTTATTGTAGTTACGGAAGTGTTCCTTGTCCACCAATTCAGCAGGACAAAAAATGTTGCTGACGGACAGAAAACAGAAGAGCAACTAAAAGTATTTTTTATTTGGATGCTTCATAAATGTTACGATACAAAAGGATCATAGAAGCTACAACTCTTATCACTTCGCCAAACACTGCCACGCACCGCCATTGACTGCCACATTCTTATAGCCGCTGTGTAGAGCCTTTAAATTCACGCCCGAACATTAAAACTAAAAAAGAATGCAGGGAGAAGACGATTTAAGAGGTTTAGCCAAAATAATGGCTTTTATGCGGGCAGTCAGTATTCTTTTGGTGCTGATGCACCTTTATTGGTTCTGCTACGGGTTCTTTTTAGAACGTGGTTGGACGTTGGAAATAATCAACAAGATATTAGGCAATTTCGACCGGACGGCGGGCTTGTTTTCACATACCCTTTATACCAAGGCGTTCGCTTTGGTTTTGCTTGCTTTGAGTTGTTTGGGAACGAAAGGCGTAAAGAATGAGAAGATAACCTGGGCTAAAATCTACGTGGCTTTGGGCGTTGGTTTTGTGCTGTTCTTTCTGAACACGCCGTTGTTAAAGCTATCTCCGGTAATAGGCACATTTCTGTATATCCTTACTATCTCGTTAGGTTATATTGCTTTGCTGATGGCGGGCGTATGGATGAGCCGCTTGCTTCGTACCAACTTAATGGACGATGTTTTCAACAACGAGAACGAGAGCTTTCAACAGGAAACAAAGCTGATGGAAAATGAATATTCCGTTAACCTGCCCACCAAATTTTACTACAAAGGCAAATGGAACAACGGTTGGATAAACATTGTAAATCCTTTCAGGGCATCAATCGTGTTGGGTACTCCGGGTTCCGGTAAATCTTATGCCATCGTAAACAACTACATCAAGCAGCAGATTGAGAAAGGCTTTAGTATGTATATATATGATTTTAAATTTGACGACCTTTCCACCATTGCCTACAATCATTTATTGAAGCATCGGGATAAGTACAAAGTTCAACCAAAATTCTATGTGATAAATTTCGATGACCCACGCAAGAGCCATAGGTGCAATCCACTCAATCCCGATTTTATGACAGACATTTCCGACGCTTACGAAGCGGCTTACACCATAATGCTGAACCTCAACCGTAGCTGGATACAGAAGCAAGGGGATTTTTTCGTGGAAAGCCCAATTATCCTATTGGCTGCCATTATTTGGTATCTGAAAATCTATGAGGATGGTAAGTATTGTACATTCCCGCACGCCATTGAATTGCTGAATAAAAAGTATTCGGACGTATTTACCATTCTGACCTCATATTCCGATTTGGAAAACTATCTTTCTCCGTTTATGGATGCCTGGCAAGGTGGCGCACAAGACCAATTGCAGGGACAGATTGCATCGGCAAAAATCCCTTTGTCAAGAATGATTAGCCCGCAGTTGTATTGGGTTATGACTGGCGATGACTTTACGCTCGACATCAATAACCCAAAAGAGCCTAAAATTTTGTGCGTGGGTAATAATCCCGACCGCCAAAATATCTACTCCGCAGCATTGGGTTTGTACAATTCCCGTATTGTTAAGCTCATCAACAAAAAAGGGCAATTAAAGAGTTCAGTAATCATAGATGAGCTGCCCACAATTTATTTTAGGGGACTGGATAATCTTATCGCAACAGCGAGAAGTAATAAGGTGGCTGTATGTTTGGGCTTTCAAGACTTTTCGCAATTAACGAGGGATTACGGCGACAAAGAAAGTAAGGTAATACAGAATACCGTCGGCAATATATTCAGTGGTCAGGTGGTTGGAGAAACGGCAAAAAGCCTTTCGGAACGCTTCGGAAAAGTATTGCAGAAACGCCAGAGTATGACCATTAACCGCAACGATAAATCTACCTCAATTTCCACACAATTAGACAGCCTTATTCCGGCTTCCAAAATTTCAACTTTGACACAGGGTATGTTCGTAGGTTCTGTATCGGATAACTTTGATGAGCGCATCGAGCAAAAGATTTTCCACGCTGAAATCGTGGTGGATAATGACAAGGTAGCAGCAGAAACCAAAGCCTATAAGCAAATACCGCAAATCCTTTCTTTCGTAAACGAGCAGGGCGAGGATAAAATGAAACAGCAGATTGAAAGCAACTACCGTCAGATAAAACAAGACATTGTACAGATTATCGAAATGGAATTGGAGCGTATCAAAAATGACCCGGATTTGCAACATTTGGTGCAGCAAGAATAAGAGCGTTTTAGGATATATCCATCAAAAACAGGGCTGTACTTTTTACAGCCCTGTTTTTTTGTACAGCACTATTACTAACCTTCTCGTTATCAAGTTTCAAGAATAATTTCGAAAACTAAATTTAATCAAATGATTAAAATATTTGGATAAATCAAGAATAAGTTTTTACATTTGTCACTGAAAAGAATTTTAATGTAAAATGGCTAAAAGTAAAGAAGTAAAGAAGTTAGACACTTCTACTGAAGAAAAGATAAAGAACGCTGCTCGTATCGTATTCCATAAAAAAGGGTTTGCGGCAACACGTACAAGGGACATTGCAGAGGAAGCAGACATTAACCTTGCTTTGCTCAATTATTATTTCCGCAGTAAAGAAAAGTTGTTTGATATTATAATGCTTGAAACCGTAACGGGTTTTATGCACACTATGGCAACGATATTGAATGACGAGAAAACCTCTTTAGAAAAGAAAGTAGAATTGGTTGCTTCCCATTATATAGACTTTATTACCCAAGAGCCGAATATCCCCATTTTTATGTTGAACGAAATCCGTAACAATTCGGGCGGTCTGTTAGAAAAATTACCAATCAAACAAATAGTAATGAGTTCTGCATTTGTCAAACAACATCAGGAAGCTGTTGCAAAAGGAAAAATTACCGAACCAAACCCATTGCATTTTTTGATGAATTTATTGAGCTTGGTTGTTTTTCCTTTTATCGGACAACCATTGTTACAGGGAATAAGCGGGTTGGATGAAACACAGTTTAACAAGCTGATGCAGGAGCGTAAAAGATTGATACCTGTTTGGATAAAAGCGATGATGAAAGCGAAATAAATTTTTTTGTCCATAAGTTAATCAAATGATTGAAACTAAAAATTAAATAAAATGATTAAAGTAATTCATAAACAAAAATCAAAATGGCTGATAGGCTTATTGCTGATGTGCAGCCATTGGGCAATGGCACAACAAAACAATTCATTGACCCTTGACCACTGCCTTGAAATGGCAAAACAGAATTATCCTTTGATAAAGCAGTACACGCTGATAGAAAAGACAAAGGAATATTCTATTGCCAACGCTCAAAAAGGGGTTTTACCTCAATTCAATATAGCAGGACAGGCAACCTATCAATCGGCTGTTACCCAAGTCCCGATTTCATTGCCCAATGTGGATATTCCTACAATGAGCAAAGACCAATACAGGTTATATGGCGAGGTATCGCAGTCCATTACCGACCTGTTTACCGTTAAAGACCAAAAGGAATATATCAATGCCAATTCGGAAATAGAAACACAAAAAACAGAAGTGGAACTATACAAGCTAAGGGAACGCATCAACAACCTTTATTTCGGAATATTATTGATTGATGCCCAAATCCAGCAGACCGAACTACTTAAAAAGGATATTAAAAGCGGCATCGAAAAAACCAATGTAGCCATTGCCAACGGCGTAGCATTGAAAAGCACAGCCGACAACCTGAAAGCCGAGTTGCTGAAAGCAGACCAGCGCACCATTGAACTGAAAGCCACACGCAAAGGCTATGCCGATATGCTGGCTTTGTTCATCGGCAAGTCGATTGATGAAAATACCGTTCTTGAAAAACCACATAGGCAAATGCTTACACCCACAATCAACCGCCCCGAACTGAAACTTTACGACTTACAGAAAAAATCCTTTGACGTACAGGAAAAGCTGATTACCGCTAAAAACCTGCCTCGTTTGAGTGCATTTTTTCAAGGCGGTTTTGGCAGACCTGGTTTGAATATGCTGGATAATGATTTTCAAGGTTACTATATCGGTGGTTTACGGTTGAGTTGGAACATTACAGGTTTCTATACTTATAAGAACGAAAAGAAAATGCTTGCTAACAATCAAAGTTTGATAGACATACAACGAGAAACTTTTTTGTTCAATACCAACCTCACATTGAAACAGCAAAACGCTGATATAACCAAAATGCAGGATTTGATTGAAACCGATAAGAGCATTGTTATACTTCGTGAAAGCGTAAAGAACACCACACAAAATCAACTTACTTATGGTACGGCAACCACAAACGATTACCTCATTGCGGTAAATGCCGAAGACCAGGCGAAGCAAAGTTTGATTTTACACGAAATACAGCTTTTAATGACAGAGTACAACGCTCAAACAACAGCAGGAAATTAGTAACAATAAAAAAAGTAGAACAATGTATAAAATAAAAACAATCGCATTGATAGCAAGCATCGCAACAGTGCTTACTGCTTGCAACAATAACAAAGTTTCATTTGATGCTTCGGGAAGTTTTGAGGCAGAAGAAACCATTATTTCATCGGAAGCCACAGGCACAATCAAGCAGTTCAGCATCGAAGAGGGGCAAACATTGGAAGCAGGACAAACCATTGGCTACATAGACAGCTTGCAGTTGTATCTGAAGAAAAAGCAGTTGGAAGCACAGGTTACAGCCATTTTGGGAAAAAAGCCCAATATACCTGTTCAGCTATCTGCCTTGCAGGAACAGCTTAGAACGGCTGAAAGAGAAAGGACAAGAGTTGCTAATTTGGTAAAAGGCGATGCAGCCACACCCAAACAGTTAGATGACATCAACGCACAGATTGAAGTATTGAAAAAACAAATCGAAGCACAAAAATC belongs to Chryseobacterium gleum and includes:
- a CDS encoding ParA family protein, yielding MDTKKKPLFVAFSSQKGGVGKSTFTTLVASTMHYRLGYNVAVFDADFPQHSLMKMKTRDLAMVMENEALKKLAYKQFTTINKKAYPIMQHKADSVLDAAHEFVNTSPVPLDVLFFDLPGTVNTPGILKALAGMHHIFTPITADRVVMESTLIFTQLLQDVIMKKGETSIETINLFWNQVDGRESTPLYDVYNQLIGQLGLSLMQSQIKNSTRFRKESEADSKTVFRSTVMPPDERLMKACQLDLFISEFLNIIQL
- the mobA gene encoding conjugal transfer protein MobA, whose product is MNDNNKKQLKKTGRRPKEDPATIRYTISFNEQEHARFLALFDKSGMQVKAHFITSCIFNKTIKTIQIDKGTVDFYMRLTSFHSQFRSIGVNYNQIVKLLYKNFSEKKAAAFLYKLEKQTAEMAMLCQKIIQISEEFEAKHLKNSGRNDSKNRKKRKFIRSIGVQSA
- the mobB gene encoding conjugal transfer protein MobB, with the translated sequence MIAKIGRSANLYGALAYNQLKVENENGQILFANKMIETASGHYSVAQLAQSFAPYLIANRNTEKHTLHISLNPDPNDKVSDDKFREMAEQYMREMGYGEQPFVVFKHTDIDRSHIHIVSVCVDEQGKKISDKFEKMRSMNVCRELERQHGLIPATDKEHKQNDKIFRPVDYRAGDVKSQIASVVRHLPNYYKFQTLGEYNALLSLFNVTTEKVEGELQGKMRQGLLYIPLNEKGERAGHPFKASLFGKNAGLPALELHFAKCKEDLKDHPSKQTLKAAISIALKSTNDEQAFKKQLSEQGINVVVRRNDTGRIYGITFIDHNSKAVWNGSRLAKELSANTFNDYWNNNIKPEIKEPVVQLPKTSTSNDADLPAEEPHHLFDFLNTTEKHEDGLIEAFGGLLPEAQGDDYEEQDFANKMKKKKKRRL
- a CDS encoding ArsR/SmtB family transcription factor, whose product is MDNNSCIRQQADIKQINRCKDRVSELNGSFDYLSNGLELAGNNVRLKILFLLYEEKRLCVCDISDILGMTISAVSQHLRKLKDRKLIETEREAQTIFHSLTKEYEKMLKPFFKILDENKILETI
- the merTP gene encoding mercuric transport protein MerTP, whose translation is MKTDKKLIGAGLLTTIAASLCCITPVLALIAGTSGLASTFSWLEPFRPYFIGLTILVLGFAWYQKLKPKKQIDCNCETEEKPKFIQSKMFLGIVTAFAIVMLAFPYYSSIFYPKTEKQIIAVDKSNIQKVEFTISGMTCASCGEHVNHEVNKLTGIISSNASYEKGNAIVEFDNSKTNISEVEKAINSTGYSVTDKK
- a CDS encoding GDCCVxC domain-containing (seleno)protein codes for the protein MEIILQSTITCPNCGHKKEETMPTDACQYFYECEKCKQVLKPKQGDCCVYCSYGSVPCPPIQQDKKCC
- the mobC gene encoding conjugal transfer protein MobC, which translates into the protein MQGEDDLRGLAKIMAFMRAVSILLVLMHLYWFCYGFFLERGWTLEIINKILGNFDRTAGLFSHTLYTKAFALVLLALSCLGTKGVKNEKITWAKIYVALGVGFVLFFLNTPLLKLSPVIGTFLYILTISLGYIALLMAGVWMSRLLRTNLMDDVFNNENESFQQETKLMENEYSVNLPTKFYYKGKWNNGWINIVNPFRASIVLGTPGSGKSYAIVNNYIKQQIEKGFSMYIYDFKFDDLSTIAYNHLLKHRDKYKVQPKFYVINFDDPRKSHRCNPLNPDFMTDISDAYEAAYTIMLNLNRSWIQKQGDFFVESPIILLAAIIWYLKIYEDGKYCTFPHAIELLNKKYSDVFTILTSYSDLENYLSPFMDAWQGGAQDQLQGQIASAKIPLSRMISPQLYWVMTGDDFTLDINNPKEPKILCVGNNPDRQNIYSAALGLYNSRIVKLINKKGQLKSSVIIDELPTIYFRGLDNLIATARSNKVAVCLGFQDFSQLTRDYGDKESKVIQNTVGNIFSGQVVGETAKSLSERFGKVLQKRQSMTINRNDKSTSISTQLDSLIPASKISTLTQGMFVGSVSDNFDERIEQKIFHAEIVVDNDKVAAETKAYKQIPQILSFVNEQGEDKMKQQIESNYRQIKQDIVQIIEMELERIKNDPDLQHLVQQE
- a CDS encoding TetR/AcrR family transcriptional regulator, with amino-acid sequence MAKSKEVKKLDTSTEEKIKNAARIVFHKKGFAATRTRDIAEEADINLALLNYYFRSKEKLFDIIMLETVTGFMHTMATILNDEKTSLEKKVELVASHYIDFITQEPNIPIFMLNEIRNNSGGLLEKLPIKQIVMSSAFVKQHQEAVAKGKITEPNPLHFLMNLLSLVVFPFIGQPLLQGISGLDETQFNKLMQERKRLIPVWIKAMMKAK
- a CDS encoding TolC family protein, whose amino-acid sequence is MIKVIHKQKSKWLIGLLLMCSHWAMAQQNNSLTLDHCLEMAKQNYPLIKQYTLIEKTKEYSIANAQKGVLPQFNIAGQATYQSAVTQVPISLPNVDIPTMSKDQYRLYGEVSQSITDLFTVKDQKEYINANSEIETQKTEVELYKLRERINNLYFGILLIDAQIQQTELLKKDIKSGIEKTNVAIANGVALKSTADNLKAELLKADQRTIELKATRKGYADMLALFIGKSIDENTVLEKPHRQMLTPTINRPELKLYDLQKKSFDVQEKLITAKNLPRLSAFFQGGFGRPGLNMLDNDFQGYYIGGLRLSWNITGFYTYKNEKKMLANNQSLIDIQRETFLFNTNLTLKQQNADITKMQDLIETDKSIVILRESVKNTTQNQLTYGTATTNDYLIAVNAEDQAKQSLILHEIQLLMTEYNAQTTAGN